From one Amaranthus tricolor cultivar Red isolate AtriRed21 chromosome 17, ASM2621246v1, whole genome shotgun sequence genomic stretch:
- the LOC130803804 gene encoding uncharacterized protein LOC130803804 has translation MFNALQLTRIPCKHAVRVILHSSQDPIRFCSDWYSCKMYKQAYASTIRSIPDPEHWPEMQFPLIKPPMMKRAIGRPAKNRKREAEEERKGKTSKTVKCSRGKEFEHNVKTCKGGLTAKQKKGKKTISTPSSSKAS, from the coding sequence ATGTTCAACGCATTGCAACTCACTAGGATCCCTTGCAAGCATGCTGTGAGGGTCATTCTACATTCAAGCCAAGATCCCATAAGGTTTTGCAGTGATTGGTACAGTTGCAAAATGTACAAGCAAGCATATGCAAGCACTATTAGATCTATTCCAGACCCTGAGCATTGGCCAGAGATGCAGTTCCCACTAATTAAGCCACCAATGATGAAGAGAGCAATTGGAAGACCTGCAAAGAATAGAAAGAGGGAAGCAGAAGAAGAACGAAAGGGGAAAACGTCTAAGACTGTGAAGTGTAGTAGAGGCAAGGAGTTTGAACACAATGTGAAGACTTGCAAGGGTGGATTGACGGCTAAGCAAAAAAAGGGTAAAAAGACGATTTCTACGCCGTCATCTTCAAAAGCATCCTAA
- the LOC130803805 gene encoding uncharacterized protein LOC130803805 yields the protein MDDIRANNDISGRTLNELLQSRFRVSLKTSTLYKMRTLTLKEINGGHDESYGYLPGYVEMVKQTNQRSVAICAWEAEDSIERPLTFTSIFISFRAKISGFVNGCRCLIGVEGAHVKGQYGGTLLSAIALDGNNQLFPIAWAIYILKDSGRGDDWTIISDRQKGIEIALNELWPTAGRRYCCKHLSANWKKKYLGPLMYALFWRAANATSLFKFKKDMEAIDDANRTAREWLADIGDQSRWTKYAFDHNVSCDENKTNFVESFNATLGVDRCKPVLTLLEGIRRITMVRMATRKEKSENWIDIDLCPNIVKRVKSLISDSRTCKAFNSGDGFYEIKDGNPPCL from the exons ATGGATGACATTAGGGCAAACAATGACATCTCTGGGAGGACTTTAAATGAACTATTGCAGTCTAGGTTTAGGGTGAGTTTGAAGACTAGCACATTGTATAAAATGAGGACATTGACATTGAAAGAGATTAACGGAGGACATGATGAGAGTTATGGCTACTTACCTGGTTATGTAGAGATGGTGAAGCAAACTAATCAGCGCTCTGTTGCTATTTGTGCATGGGAAGCAGAAGACTCCATTGAAAGGCCTTTGACATTCActagcattttcatttcttttagaGCTAAAATTAGTGGATTTGTCAATGGTTGTAGATGTTTAATTGGGGTTGAGGGTGCACATGTCAAAGGTCAATATGGAGGCACACTCCTTTCAGCTATTGCTCTAGATGGTAATAATCAGCTATTTCCTATTGCTTGGGCTATT TACATACTAAAAGACAGTGGTAGAGGTGATGATTGGACCATCATATCTGATAGACAGAAG GGAATTGAGATAGCCTTGAATGAGCTATGGCCAACTGCTGGGAGGAGATATTGCTGCAAGCATTTATCTGCAAACTGGAAGAAAAAATATCTGGGGCCGTTGATGTATGCACTATTTTGGAGGGCTGCAAATGCCACTTCTCTATTTAAGTTCAAGAAAGATATGGAAGCCATTGACGACGCGAACCGTACGGCAAGGGAGTGGCTTGCAGATATTGGAGATCAATCAAGATGGACAAAGTATGCATTTGACCATAATGTTAGTTGTGACGAGAACAAAACGAACTTTGTTGAGAGCTTCAATGCAACTCTTGGAGTTGATAGGTGCAAACCTGTTTTAACACTACTTGAGG GTATAAGGAGGATAACTATGGTAAGGATGGCCACAAGAAAGGAAAAGAGTGAAAACTGGATAGACATTGATTTATGTCCTAATATAGTGAAGAGAGTGAAGTCCCTGATTTCAGACTCAAGAACATGTAAGGCTTTCAATTCTGGTGATGGATTTTATGAGATTAAAGATGGTAATCCACCTTGTCTGTGA